The following nucleotide sequence is from Corylus avellana chromosome ca7, CavTom2PMs-1.0.
ATGATAAAATATTGAGATGATAAATACGAGTTAATAAAGATGATTAAAACTAATATAACAGCatctcaaatatttattttgaaaatactATTTaagatttaaagaaatttatgtGATATCCAAAGAATTATAATGGATTCTTGTCCTTAATTccaattaaatgactaaatcaAGTAGAGAggtaataataattaataagagAGAGTAGAGTAATACATGCCTCAATGTCTGACCTTGAAATAAAGAGTAACGGTCCTATAAAGAACGTCATGGCTCGTTAATCGACGATGCATGGAGTCGGTGACTATTAGAAAATCCTCGGGGGACATCGGTATAACATCGTCAAAACAAGCAACATTGTGGCCTCTACCGTCATCCTCCACCGAACTCAATGCCTCAACACACCGACTCACAAGATACGCTGTCGTTTCGGCCTCGGGAAGTAGAGAAAGGCACGAGCGAAACACTATTAACGCGTACTCTCGATTAACGGCGATAATTCGATAGAAGTACGTCTCCGTTATTTGCAGCAGGTTCTCCTCGCCTTCGTCGTTAGACTCCGTCATTTCTAGCAACTCGGCTGCCGTTCTAAGAGCCGCGACGTTGAACGGTGTTATGACGATGTTGGTCCCGTAGCAGAAGTCCGCTATGAGAGCAAATGTTTCGGCCGTTATTTTTAACGGTGGAGAGAGTGTGAACACTGAAATTCCCATGAATTCCCGTTTTAGGTAGGTGCTTCTTGATGTGAGAGCATCCTAAGAACAGCATTGAGAAACATGAGAATTGAGACATGTCATAAGTGACCACTGTTTTCTCATTAATTACGTACCTACTAAATGGCTTTCAGTTTTTATGGCAAGTAAGAATCATAtaataaataaggaaaatttCACTGGAAAATTCCGGACACAAGAAATGAATCTAGACCAACCATTAAACAAGGGAAAAATAAGTGAGCTGAGAGCGACTTGGGTGCACTTGTtgcacaaaaataatattttgtgcCACTAATAAGAAGTTGACACATCATCCAATTTCATTAgacttatatttaaaataaaaacttaactacaccagattatatactctaaataaaataaaaaaaattaatttaaaaaaaaaaaaacagaatttttaAAACTCTGCCACCctaggccatgggagtggctgcGCCGCCACCCCTAgtcaccccttcaatttttttttttttttttttattatataaacaattaattttttatttcatatgtgatATAATTAGGTGTAcgtaaaactttttttttttttttaaacttaagtTTGGTAAGTTTGGCTTAGGTGTCAACTTCTGATTGATTGcacaaaactcacattttgtgTAACCTctctatataagttattctcaaaataaacaGCTAgccaaataatttttacttttcatttaaaaaaaataaaaaataaataaattgaccaattttcttatttatgattaggttttttgaatttttgtgacCAATTAATGAAAAGCCTTAAAAATGGGATTGCTGGGCCATCTGACTGTCCGGGATAATGGCCGTCACAATTTCTATCTCTTAAAttgtctaattttttaataaaaattcgaACAGACCAATAACGACGATTCTCAATCTCAAAAATCCCACAGAAACCAACAAACAACTGCTTGGTCATGTACAGTTTTTCATATGAAATTATTCACAATGATGTACTTGGTGTAGTACTATCTATTATGACCTTAActataaaattaatgaaaattaagaacaaatcttggtttttttttttcttttcttaagaCGAACagatatttttaataattttgttgtttgaattaCCAACTCTCGgaacaacaaaattattaaaaatctaGATCCTCTAACATCCAAGTGCCAACCttccttagaaaagaaaacatgaagTCACCGGCCAACTCAAGAAGAAAATATAGTAGATCTCAAGCAACACAACTAACCTTGTGCAGATGAAAACACCTTCCATGAACGTTTATCAAGATGTCTGTCTTCTGCCCCCATGCCAGCGACCTGGTTAACACAACTGATTCAAATATCACAGAGGGTTTTTCTGGAACAGTGAAACTGATATATAAACactagaagaaaagaagaaaaaaagaaaaaaagaaaaggaaaataatggggaaatatatatacataccatGCCTGTACTCTAGTATGGAGAGGTGTGGGAGGAGAAGAGATAGTTGGGGAGAGAGAAGGGGAGGTGGAGGAGGAATATTCgtattctttttcttcatgTATTGTCTCTACAACTCCCAGATGTTTCCAAGCCTTCATTCTCTTCTTAGCTTCTCTTCCTATTCCAGAGTAATGTGGATgttatgttgttgttgtttttacaGTTGGGAANNNNNNNNNNNNNNNNNNNNNNNNNNNNNNNNNNNNNNNNNNNNNNNNNNNNNNNNNNNNNNNNNNNNNNNNNNNNNNNNNNNNNNNNNNNNNNNNNNNNAACTTAATAAACACCCACCAATTCTTCGTATGTTTTCTGCACGATCTTCTGCTTTAAAACCAAGATCACTGTTTAGACCATGCCGAACATTGTCACCATCAAGAATGTAGGTCAGCTTTCCTCTCGCGTGCAAGCCTCGACTCAAAGCACATGCCAGAGTGCTTTTTCCTTTAATTAGAATccaatatatgagagagagagagaatgtgacAATATGGATTACAGCGGTAGCATAAGAGAGTAGTATCAATAGTTGTAAACTATGCTGACTCACATAAGATCCAGAAACATTTCAAGTCCTACAGATGTTAGACACCGACACTTCCAATTTTAATTGGTTACCAGAAAGATTGGCATTAGAATGATGAATCTGATTGCACTCAAAGATGATTACTGAGTCAGCATGCATAAGAGTGATGAATCTGATCACACTCAGAGATGATTACTGAGTCAGCGAAGGTCTTTAAAATACTTAATTACTCAAACTTTCCAATACCTAATAGAGATTGttacaatatttttcaattttttattttcaccttAGATCACAATGGATGCCAATAATGTTAAATCAgaatttatcccaaaagtttaagagtatgaaatagtgaatttaataattttgttactATTCTACTCCCCCTCATATGTGGCTCAAACtctcccttaattttttttttttttttaaatgaaaaaactCTTCCTTAATAAGTGAAGCTTAAtgtgtaaaatatttaattgaaataaaaagtaaatgacaAAGATAAGGTTCGAACTCATTACATTTGCTcaaataccatgttaaatcataacttattttaaaattttaagctaataagaaagGAGCTGCTCAACCTATGATCAAGTGAAAGAGTCCATGCATTTTGCAACTCTGTTTCACACAAGGCTCTACGCCATGTTGAAGTGGAATTAGCATAATTCCTTCAGAAACTTAACAAATCAATACTTAAAAAGAAAGGGTTCACAAAGATAAAGTAAACATCAGCAAAATTCTCCTTAGTGCTAATTTTGCATATGCAATTGATATCGGCATTATCTCGCTCTGCAAGCATATATAACTTTTAAACTACAAAGCCCATAAAAGTAATATGAAGATAAGGACTTTATTGTGTGCTTATGCATTACACAGTACATGTCTCCACTTAAATCTAAGACCTTAAAAAACATCATCCATCACCAGCAGTTGCCAGCACAAACACCACTCAACGATTCATAAAAGCAAAAGTGGAATCTGATATCATTATCACAAACCTGAACCACTAAGACCGGTCATCCATATCACACATCCCTTTTGCTCAAGCAGCTGTTGCCTGTCACATTTGTCCACTGAACATTTGTGCCACACAATGTTTGTCGCCTTCCCTACGGTTTTCGCCATCTGGCTCAGATTCTTACCTAGTTAGATAATTGCTTCAAATTAGAACCCTAAATTGATCTTAAAAATTTGCCTGATTAATCATAAAACTCAGAAGTCAAAATCAAAACGCCGTGCATTTCATATAAGATATTTAATATAACAAAACGACCTCGTTTTTGTGTCCACGCTCTTCAACCAGAAGCCTACCTACCAGTCGAAAAGAATAGCttgacaaaaaaattaacccccagtaaatttttttaacaacttCGGTTAGTTTGAACAATCATTGCTTCAAATTCCATTTGAGCCCAAAGAAACATGATATTGAAGAGCATACCAGAAACGGCAGCGCCGCAGTCGTTCGCCATTGCTTTGATCGGTTTAAGAAAGCTCGATCTGAAATCGACGCCGTGGAGGCCAATTCTAGTCGCATTAGTCTCCAGTACGATCCTCGCAAATCTTGACTTGGCTAACGGCGACGGCGAAAACGGTCCGGCTCCTTGTATCGCGGCCATTTCTGAAGCGTTGGATGAATAACAAACCCGGCGCCAAGATTACGGGCGGAGTAACATGGTGTTACGGTGAGCGTAACATTTAAAGCAAATGGATGAGTTGAGTTGCGTGACAGGGCGACCGacggagggagagagagatggtgGAGAGGGGCATGTCCAATGAGGACGTAGTGTATTTATAACCAAAATTATCctaattatgtttttatattgGAACGTGATTGAGAGTTGTGTTTTTATACTTGGATATAAAATTTTCTCCGACCTATTTCAATAATTGTCGGTTTAAGGAAATGCAATATGCCCCGGGGTAGGGTGAAAATCACATCATATCCCTATCCGTATTTGTTCGCTATTCGTTATTCGCATAACAAAttattgagtaatattataagtgtcatttttgtgtttctCTAAGAAtgacgtgatttttaaaattattattgactttgtgattgatcattactgaattttgatcaaataatatttttaaaatccaTCTCATTTTTTGATCCGTATATGTAGATGCGGATAACGATTTTTaagtatgaaaataattaaattcgtTTTGGATTTGATAAGTTTTTGACCTTTAGATTATGTtaggggcttttttttttcttttttcttttttcgttctACTATCATCTAAAAGTCATACCTCACGTCTTACAAACGcaatccattttatttttatgtttgctggatttgtaatttatgttttttatttatatttgctATATTTGTAATGGTATTGGATTTCACTATTGGGAAACTCTTTTTGATTTATTCGGATCTAATTGCcttatatgttattattattattattattattattattattatattttcaaatattttttctcatCACCAACTATAGATAAATAATAGAATAAACTAAATAATGTatgagatgaaaatttcatGGCAAAATGATTAGCAAGTCTGATATGAATATGTAATACTatttaactataattttttttttttttttttttatttactaaaaataagaattacaatttcaaaatccaaaatcaTCATTACCTCTAATTGCAATAACTAGGCGCGTAGAGGATCACAATCTTAGTATTTGTAGCCTATATAAGGCTAGCTTatcttgaactttttttattttttggaaagaatGAAGCTTATCTTGAACCTTATTTAATTTCATGATTAAAGCATTGAGtctattattgatttttttttaataaaaaatagtttttatctttgttctttttccttgtAGTGTTATTATCGTTCCTATCATTTCGATCGGGAACATCAGGAGCCATATGGATCATCCATGCATGACACCTGTGGCTATACGGACATTATATCATTAGACACGTGCTTCAACAACCTTATTACTTGGACTTTTTGGTACATAGTTGAGACCTAATTAGCGTAACTTACCAAGGGACATATAGTAGGTACCTTGTGACATCAATCCGCATGTCTGTCTGGAGATGGGGACCAAACAGGTCtcaggttaattaattaataagatcAGGCCAGTGTCGGTAAATCATTTCCTTTAGCAATTATATGAATTCTGAGTCCTATGGTTGGTTTATTTTATCTGAAAAGTTTGAAGATtattagagagaaaattaagGTGGCCGGATTTGAGGAGAAGAGTTCTATTGAAAACTTTCTTCTggttaagaaaagaaaagaaagcaaacaaGCGTGGTTTGACTGATAATTGACTGGACGTACAGTAATGTGGACGTACATGCATGACGAACAAAATCCagcaaaattattaattatgttaggaatatttattctcatttattataatatttattttagacaCGATGTATTTTAAGTGAATAGTTAATTAGTCGTATAAACCATTTGTAACTTGTAAATTAATTGGGGATGTAATTGTGTATAAGAGGCATGGGTGTATTGGAATTAGTATTATAGTAACTGGTAAGGGACCATGAAAAAAATAGTATTGCCAGCTTGCAGTATAACAAAAAAACTGTTGCGCAACGTGTGAATAGTGCCAATATCACTTTGTGGAAGGTGACATACACTATTCATAAGTTGCCTTCCCAAAGATGATATGCGAGAAAATATGTCGCCTTGTAGCgatatttttactgtttaaacatCTTCAATTTTGAATCCAAGCACTAtgtttgaagtcatttttaaaatgtCACTAATTtaataatgacaattttttttttggtagctaAAAACGTCACCTTCCACGTGgcaaatttttgtagtgtgcgGAAGCTTTAGCTGCTTTATGTGCAGTGAAAGTTAACAGAGAAACGAGTACAAATTGTAGATGCGGTCAAAGCGGGAATCAAATATGGTCATATAGTAGATGAAATTCAGGAAAAAAAGCATCTTTTGGGATCTTTCAAGATTGAACATGCAAAGAGAGACGCAAATTTAGCTGTTTAGATTTGGAAGTTTGATGACTAAGACAACAAATCTTGGCTATGCCCTTCTCAAACTTGTAAAAGAATAAGAACAATATTTAATAAAAGTTTTTACATACACGTATCAAATTAAACATCCaccaaagagaaaagaagaaagaagaagaagaagaagaagacgaagaaatGTGAAAGTAAATTCTCTGGGTGCATGCATGGTTTACAAATATATAACATCCCCATATTCATCTTCGTCTCTGATTCCCATTTGATCCACCCTGCTTGACTTTCTACTCTCAAACTCGTTCTTGGATGCTGACAACTTCGGTACCCGAAATGCAGTTTTTAATCCATATATCAACCGTTGTCTCATATTCTTCCTTGTTCTTGGAGTCTCTGCAAGATCAGTACTCGAGGCCTCCAACGACGACGAAGACCCTCTTCCTCCTCTCACAAAAAACCGCAAGCTCGCCGATCCTCTATCAACTCTCTCTATCTTATTCTCTGAGCCGCCGCCATAATGGAAGCTGGAAGACCGAGCCGACCCCATTATGCTCCTCTGCGTATCGGGCTCGTTCAAGAGCTTCTTCATGACGCTCAGCTCTTTCTCCAGGCTCTCGATGCGGGAGCTGGTGGCGTCCATCGCGGCCTTGAGATGCGCCGCCTGGCGAGCCGCCTTTTCACGCTGAAGGATCGCGCCAAGGGTTGTGGG
It contains:
- the LOC132187215 gene encoding BTB/POZ domain-containing protein At3g49900-like isoform X1, which gives rise to MKAWKHLGVVETIHEEKEYEYSSSTSPSLSPTISSPPTPLHTRVQAWSLAWGQKTDILINVHGRCFHLHKDALTSRSTYLKREFMGISVFTLSPPLKITAETFALIADFCYGTNIVITPFNVAALRTAAELLEMTESNDEGEENLLQITETYFYRIIAVNREYALIVFRSCLSLLPEAETTAYLVSRCVEALSSVEDDGRGHNVACFDDVIPMSPEDFLIVTDSMHRRLTSHDVLYRTVTLYFKGYSGKLTEEQKTHICNSIDCNKLSPQLLLEAVQNPTMPIRFMVRAMLMEQLNTRRSILSATDRTQPPRRQRIINEHPTTLGAILQREKAARQAAHLKAAMDATSSRIESLEKELSVMKKLLNEPDTQRSIMGSARSSSFHYGGGSENKIERVDRGSASLRFFVRGGRGSSSSLEASSTDLAETPRTRKNMRQRLIYGLKTAFRVPKLSASKNEFESRKSSRVDQMGIRDEDEYGDVIYL
- the LOC132186511 gene encoding adenylyl-sulfate kinase, chloroplastic-like, which gives rise to MAAIQGAGPFSPSPLAKSRFARIVLETNATRIGLHGVDFRSSFLKPIKAMANDCGAAVSGKNLSQMAKTVGKATNIVWHKCSVDKCDRQQLLEQKGCVIWMTGLSGSGKSTLACALSRGLHARGKLTYILDGDNVRHGLNSDLGFKAEDRAENIRRIGGKRS